In the Chroicocephalus ridibundus chromosome 15, bChrRid1.1, whole genome shotgun sequence genome, one interval contains:
- the LOC134523804 gene encoding carboxyl-terminal PDZ ligand of neuronal nitric oxide synthase protein-like isoform X2, with amino-acid sequence MVVMHDPVYRIFYVSHDSQDLKIFSYIARDGANNSFRCNVFKSKKKSQAMRVVRTVGQAFEVCHKLSLQHALQNADGQADGASDKSAEEQPLEVHQMKGSKMTDADEVGIDSDGICVSERGPGELPAARGDLSVLKPVQAAKDKNCQDTENCSLHPAGSQQLLSPSSPCSSASITPLASQHCLQLLQQQLLQQQQQTQVAVAQVQLLKDQLAAETAARIEAQARVRQLLLTNRDLLQHVSLLVRQLTVLEAREQHRQPVDRSLQNLSLAQSLSLNLKNHYSLDVHLPSTSTPASILGSPVAPGSLPALGPGDSYLNLVSLERGGHRYSSKEGDECLAVLEGQDGLSRRVEGSEVSDFTLLNGSSRQKADDTDKGDEDRRQQPIPKLNPPPPILRKRSSKTSPSLEAEVKPESAAHMSVPSPSISSLTNIAASSLTLLDPEARTPARSAASGTEPVPAGTCQRALGKDRTGETGQMSPLAGFRDLAASEALAKDLAALASPTDLTLPFSPADDTCLHISFSEDELLEPELDAAGAPSRVPP; translated from the exons ATGGTGGTGATGCACGATCCTGTGTACAG AATCTTCTACGTATCTCACGACTCGCAAGACCTGAAAATATTTAGTTACATCGCAAGGGACGGCGCTAATAACTCCTTCAGGTGCAACGTCTTCAAATCGAAGAAGAAG AGCCAGGCGATGCGGGTGGTGAGGACGGTGGGACAGGCCTTCGAGGTGTGCCACAAGCTGAGCCTGCAGCACGCCCTGCAGAACGCCGACGGGCAGGCGGACGGCGCCAGCGACAAGTCGGCCGAGGAGCAGCCGCTGGAAG TTCACCAGATGAAAGGCTCCAAGATGACGGATGCGGACGAGGTTGGCATCGATTCTGATGGCATCTGCGTGTCCGAGAGGGGACCTGGGGAGCTGCCCGCTGCCAGGGGGGACCTCAGCGTGCTGAAACCTGTGCAAGCTGCAAAGGATAAGAACTGCCAG GACACCGAGAACTGCTCCCTCCACCCGGctggctcccagcagctgctcagcccAAGCAGCCCCTGCTCCTCGGCCTCCATCACCCCGCTGGCCTCCCagcactgcctccagctgctccagcagcagctcctccagcagcagcagcagacgcAGGTGGCCGTGGCCCAG GTGCAGCTGCTGAAGGACCAACTGGCGGCCGAAACGGCGGCGCGGATCGAAGCGCAGGCCCGGGTACGGCAGCTGCTCCTGACCAACCGGGACCTGCTGCAGCACGTCTCCTTGCTGGTGCGGCAGCTGACGGTGCTGGAAGCCCGGGAGCAACACCGGCAGCCGG TTGACCGCTCCTTGCAAAACCTGTCCCTGGCTCAGTCCCTCTCCCTGAACCTGAAGAACCACTACAGCTTGGACGTCCATCTGCCGTCCACCTCCACTCCCGCCAGCATCCTGGGCAGCCCCGTGGCCCCCGgatccctgccagccctgggcccCGGGGATTCCTACCTCAACCTCGTCAGCCTGGAGAGGGGCGGCCACCGCTACAGCAGCAAGGAGGGGGACGAgtgcctggctgtgctggagggtCAGGACGGGCTCAGCCGGCGCGTGGAGGGCTCCGAGGTCAGCGACTTCACTCTGCTCAACGGGAGCAGCCGGCAGAAGGCAGATGATACAGACAAAGGGGACGAGGACAG GCGGCAGCAGCCCATTCCCAAGCTCAACCCACCACCACCCATCCTACGCAAAAGGTCAAGCAAGACCTCCCCGAGCCTGGAAGCGGAGGTGAAGCCCGAGAGCGCTGCCCACATGAGTGtgcccagccccagcatctcCAGCCTCACCAACATCGCTGCCAGCTCGCTCACCCTCTTGGACCCTGAGGCAAGGACTCCCGCACGGAGCGCTGCCTCCGGCACGgagcctgtccctgctgggaccTGCCAGCGTGCTCTGGGCAAGGACAGGACTGGAGAGACTGGGCAGATGTCCCCCCTGGCTGGCTTCCGCGACCTTGCAGCCAGCGAGGCCCTGGCCAAGGACTTGGCCGCCCTGGCCAGCCCCACGGACCTCACGCTGCCCTTCTCCCCTGCGGATGACACCTGCTTGCACATCAGCTTCTCAGAAGATGAGCTGCTTGAACCAGAGCTGGATGCTGCCGGGGCCCCCAGCAGGGTTCCCCCTTAG
- the LOC134523804 gene encoding carboxyl-terminal PDZ ligand of neuronal nitric oxide synthase protein-like isoform X1 translates to MPVKNRYNLVDDGCDSRVPLHNEEAFQHGIHFQAKYIGSLDVPRPNSRVEIVAAMRRIRYEFKAKNIKKKKVSIIVSVDGVKVILRKKQKRKEWTWDESKMVVMHDPVYRIFYVSHDSQDLKIFSYIARDGANNSFRCNVFKSKKKSQAMRVVRTVGQAFEVCHKLSLQHALQNADGQADGASDKSAEEQPLEVHQMKGSKMTDADEVGIDSDGICVSERGPGELPAARGDLSVLKPVQAAKDKNCQDTENCSLHPAGSQQLLSPSSPCSSASITPLASQHCLQLLQQQLLQQQQQTQVAVAQVQLLKDQLAAETAARIEAQARVRQLLLTNRDLLQHVSLLVRQLTVLEAREQHRQPVDRSLQNLSLAQSLSLNLKNHYSLDVHLPSTSTPASILGSPVAPGSLPALGPGDSYLNLVSLERGGHRYSSKEGDECLAVLEGQDGLSRRVEGSEVSDFTLLNGSSRQKADDTDKGDEDRRQQPIPKLNPPPPILRKRSSKTSPSLEAEVKPESAAHMSVPSPSISSLTNIAASSLTLLDPEARTPARSAASGTEPVPAGTCQRALGKDRTGETGQMSPLAGFRDLAASEALAKDLAALASPTDLTLPFSPADDTCLHISFSEDELLEPELDAAGAPSRVPP, encoded by the exons TATGAATTCAAAGCCAAGAACATTAAGAAGAAGAAGGTGAGCATCATCGTGTCCGTGGACGGGGTGAAGGTGATTCTGCGCAAGAAGCAGAAG AGAAAGGAGTGGACCTGGGATGAGAGTAAGATGGTGGTGATGCACGATCCTGTGTACAG AATCTTCTACGTATCTCACGACTCGCAAGACCTGAAAATATTTAGTTACATCGCAAGGGACGGCGCTAATAACTCCTTCAGGTGCAACGTCTTCAAATCGAAGAAGAAG AGCCAGGCGATGCGGGTGGTGAGGACGGTGGGACAGGCCTTCGAGGTGTGCCACAAGCTGAGCCTGCAGCACGCCCTGCAGAACGCCGACGGGCAGGCGGACGGCGCCAGCGACAAGTCGGCCGAGGAGCAGCCGCTGGAAG TTCACCAGATGAAAGGCTCCAAGATGACGGATGCGGACGAGGTTGGCATCGATTCTGATGGCATCTGCGTGTCCGAGAGGGGACCTGGGGAGCTGCCCGCTGCCAGGGGGGACCTCAGCGTGCTGAAACCTGTGCAAGCTGCAAAGGATAAGAACTGCCAG GACACCGAGAACTGCTCCCTCCACCCGGctggctcccagcagctgctcagcccAAGCAGCCCCTGCTCCTCGGCCTCCATCACCCCGCTGGCCTCCCagcactgcctccagctgctccagcagcagctcctccagcagcagcagcagacgcAGGTGGCCGTGGCCCAG GTGCAGCTGCTGAAGGACCAACTGGCGGCCGAAACGGCGGCGCGGATCGAAGCGCAGGCCCGGGTACGGCAGCTGCTCCTGACCAACCGGGACCTGCTGCAGCACGTCTCCTTGCTGGTGCGGCAGCTGACGGTGCTGGAAGCCCGGGAGCAACACCGGCAGCCGG TTGACCGCTCCTTGCAAAACCTGTCCCTGGCTCAGTCCCTCTCCCTGAACCTGAAGAACCACTACAGCTTGGACGTCCATCTGCCGTCCACCTCCACTCCCGCCAGCATCCTGGGCAGCCCCGTGGCCCCCGgatccctgccagccctgggcccCGGGGATTCCTACCTCAACCTCGTCAGCCTGGAGAGGGGCGGCCACCGCTACAGCAGCAAGGAGGGGGACGAgtgcctggctgtgctggagggtCAGGACGGGCTCAGCCGGCGCGTGGAGGGCTCCGAGGTCAGCGACTTCACTCTGCTCAACGGGAGCAGCCGGCAGAAGGCAGATGATACAGACAAAGGGGACGAGGACAG GCGGCAGCAGCCCATTCCCAAGCTCAACCCACCACCACCCATCCTACGCAAAAGGTCAAGCAAGACCTCCCCGAGCCTGGAAGCGGAGGTGAAGCCCGAGAGCGCTGCCCACATGAGTGtgcccagccccagcatctcCAGCCTCACCAACATCGCTGCCAGCTCGCTCACCCTCTTGGACCCTGAGGCAAGGACTCCCGCACGGAGCGCTGCCTCCGGCACGgagcctgtccctgctgggaccTGCCAGCGTGCTCTGGGCAAGGACAGGACTGGAGAGACTGGGCAGATGTCCCCCCTGGCTGGCTTCCGCGACCTTGCAGCCAGCGAGGCCCTGGCCAAGGACTTGGCCGCCCTGGCCAGCCCCACGGACCTCACGCTGCCCTTCTCCCCTGCGGATGACACCTGCTTGCACATCAGCTTCTCAGAAGATGAGCTGCTTGAACCAGAGCTGGATGCTGCCGGGGCCCCCAGCAGGGTTCCCCCTTAG